In Nostoc sp. KVJ3, the DNA window AAGTTTGTTGAGAGTCAAAATTGAAAAGCAGAAGCAGAAGTAAGAGCCATCAACAAATACTACTGAAGAACTACACAATCACGACAAAAGTGACTGTACAGTTCACTCTCTTCAACCCGTCAGCTTGATTCTTGTAGTCTAATGAGTGACAAAAGTGACAAGTCTCAGTTGTCACACTCTGGACATAGTGTACTTTGATACAAAAACTTCCATGTGGCAAAATACCCCCATTTATCCCCAAGATTACCCAACGATACACAATTGATAGTGAAAGGATAGTCAAACGACAGTCGTTTTCGGGTAGGCACGAAAAAACCAACGACAGTCAAAGGACAGCCAATTGGGTCTAATTGGGGTAATTTGAGGGTAATTTGGGTGAAATGCTCCTGGTGGATTCTACCCAAAAGTGGATTTCGGGCTGGGTATAATGTATACCATATACTCACTATGGTTTCATGCCCTGCGGGTGGCTTACGCCATCTCTCGCTGCGCTCATGACACGAAACCGCCGTTCGCCCTACGGGTTGGTGAGTAGTACAAAGTGCTGCAAAAGTAGTATAAATCCTCTATGTCGCCCCTGACCATTCTCAGAATTGAGAAACTAAAAACATTTGGCAATGTCGCTGGCAGTGATGACCATGTGTTAAGGAATAGAGAAACACCCAATGCAGATCCAACTAGAAAGAATGTCCGGTTGATTGGGGGAGAAGACTCACGCTCTTTAGAGGAGATAGTTAAAGAGAAAATCTCCACCCTCAAGCATCTACCCCGAAAGGATGCGGTGTTATGCACCGAGATGTTTCTCTCGGCATCGCCAGAATATTTCCGCCCCTTAAATCCATCTCTGTCTGGGCAGTGGTCTGATGAGAAATGCAGCAATGGCGATTCGCATCTCGTGACTGGCTGGCTCAAACTATGGATCAAAGTGCGTCAGGGCAGAACTCCCCTAGATGAAGTACCCCACATATCCACGCCTACATCGTGCCAGTGAACGAGAAAACTGGTCGGCTTAGTCATGATGCGATGTTTGGCGGCAGAGGTGGACAGGGAAGAATTAAGTTATCCAAACTCCAAGATAGTTATGCTGCTGCACTCGCTCCTTTGGGCATTGAACGTGGGGTAAAGGGCAGCAAAGCAACCCACACTAAAGTAAAGGAATATTACCAAGCGGTTAACAGTGAA includes these proteins:
- a CDS encoding plasmid recombination protein, with protein sequence MNEKTGRLSHDAMFGGRGGQGRIKLSKLQDSYAAALAPLGIERGVKGSKATHTKVKEYYQAVNSEPLTAVITNNQLAPGHLNQLVVM
- a CDS encoding plasmid recombination protein; translation: MSPLTILRIEKLKTFGNVAGSDDHVLRNRETPNADPTRKNVRLIGGEDSRSLEEIVKEKISTLKHLPRKDAVLCTEMFLSASPEYFRPLNPSLSGQWSDEKCSNGDSHLVTGWLKLWIKVRQGRTPLDEVPHISTPTSCQ